A single region of the Mycobacterium lentiflavum genome encodes:
- a CDS encoding phosphotransferase family protein yields the protein MTVDLDAKLEAVLAPVLGAGTTIENLRALTGGASRTTWAFDAVTGSQRRALILRTGPPDDVHAGMELEARAQAAAAAAGAPVPHILLADDSVAALGNPFLVCDEIKGETIVRRIARRLDTADGHARRTELLRQCAQALAAIHRADPQIPGLAYEDQLVEYRERLDAMNDTTATFEWAFRWLGAHRPKQSATVLVHGDYRMGNLIVDGFNLAAVLDWELVHLGEAYEDLAWFCIRAWRFGAPASLGAGGLGSIESFVRDYEQASGTTVDRAALHWWLVLATLRWGVICRFQAERHLSGQSRSVELATIGRRVSETEWDILNLLEEVPS from the coding sequence ATGACCGTGGACCTGGACGCCAAACTGGAAGCGGTGCTGGCGCCGGTACTGGGCGCCGGCACCACGATCGAGAATCTGCGTGCGCTGACCGGCGGTGCCAGCCGCACCACCTGGGCTTTCGACGCGGTCACCGGCAGCCAACGCCGCGCGCTGATCCTGCGCACCGGCCCACCCGACGACGTGCATGCCGGCATGGAGCTCGAAGCCCGCGCGCAGGCCGCGGCCGCGGCTGCCGGCGCGCCGGTTCCCCACATCTTGCTCGCCGATGATTCGGTTGCGGCACTGGGGAATCCGTTTCTCGTCTGCGACGAGATCAAGGGCGAAACCATCGTCCGGCGCATTGCGCGCCGGCTCGACACCGCCGACGGGCACGCGCGCCGAACCGAGCTGCTGCGGCAATGCGCGCAGGCGCTGGCCGCCATTCACCGGGCCGACCCGCAGATTCCGGGCCTGGCCTACGAGGACCAACTCGTCGAATACCGCGAGCGGCTCGACGCAATGAACGACACCACCGCCACCTTCGAATGGGCGTTTCGCTGGTTGGGCGCGCACCGGCCGAAACAATCGGCGACGGTGCTCGTGCACGGCGACTACCGGATGGGAAACCTGATCGTCGACGGATTCAACCTGGCCGCCGTGCTCGACTGGGAGCTGGTGCACCTCGGCGAGGCCTATGAAGACCTGGCCTGGTTCTGCATCCGCGCGTGGCGGTTCGGCGCTCCGGCCAGCCTCGGCGCCGGCGGCCTCGGCAGTATCGAGAGTTTCGTCCGCGACTACGAACAGGCCAGCGGGACGACCGTCGACCGGGCAGCACTGCACTGGTGGCTGGTGCTGGCCACATTGCGCTGGGGCGTGATCTGCCGCTTCCAGGCGGAGCGGCATTTGAGCGGTCAATCGCGCTCGGTCGAGCTGGCGACGATCGGTCGCCGGGTCAGCGAGACGGAATGGGACATCCTCAACCTGCTCGAGGAGGTCCCGTCGTGA
- a CDS encoding acyl-CoA dehydrogenase family protein: MDFTLPEHLPGVLAEMDAFIEAEIKPLERENIQYFDQRREHARTDWDNDGIPTEEWEELLAEMRRRADKAGWLRYGLPASLGGRDGTNVDMAVIREHLAHKGLGLHNDLQNESSIVGNFPQVIMMERFGSDEQRRVWSEALITGERSMAFGLTEPQHGSDATWLETRAQLDGDSWVINGSKRFNTGVHRATHDLVFARTSGEPGQARGITAFLVPTDTPGFNVPYYWWTFNMPTDHGEVELTDVRIPADAVLGEVDRGLEVAQTFLHENRIRQAASSLGAAQYCIDRAAEYAAKRTVFGKPLSVNQAVQWPLAELQTEAQMVRLLVQFAAWHLDRDHHMEVSDKVSMANYRANRLVCDAADRAMQVYGGLGYSRHEQFEHIYRHHRRYRITEGAEEIQIRRVAQRLFKFGKQ, from the coding sequence GTGGATTTCACCCTGCCAGAACATCTTCCGGGCGTACTCGCCGAGATGGACGCGTTCATCGAGGCGGAGATCAAGCCGCTGGAACGCGAGAACATCCAGTACTTCGATCAGCGCCGCGAGCATGCCCGCACCGATTGGGACAACGACGGAATCCCGACCGAAGAATGGGAGGAGTTGCTCGCCGAGATGCGCCGGCGCGCCGACAAGGCGGGCTGGCTTCGCTACGGACTGCCGGCGTCGCTTGGCGGCCGCGACGGCACCAACGTCGACATGGCGGTGATCCGGGAACACCTGGCGCACAAGGGGCTCGGACTGCACAACGACCTGCAGAACGAGTCGTCGATCGTCGGGAACTTCCCTCAGGTGATCATGATGGAACGCTTCGGCAGCGACGAGCAGCGCCGGGTGTGGTCCGAGGCGCTGATCACCGGTGAGCGGTCCATGGCATTCGGGCTGACCGAGCCACAGCACGGATCCGACGCGACCTGGCTGGAGACCCGCGCCCAACTCGATGGTGACAGCTGGGTGATCAACGGCTCCAAGCGTTTCAACACCGGTGTGCACCGCGCCACCCACGACCTGGTTTTCGCCCGCACCTCCGGGGAGCCGGGACAAGCCCGGGGCATCACGGCGTTCCTGGTCCCCACCGACACCCCCGGATTCAACGTCCCCTACTACTGGTGGACCTTCAACATGCCCACCGACCACGGCGAAGTCGAACTGACCGATGTCCGCATCCCCGCCGATGCGGTGCTCGGCGAGGTCGACCGCGGCCTGGAGGTCGCCCAAACGTTCTTGCACGAGAACAGGATTCGCCAAGCCGCGAGCAGCCTCGGAGCGGCGCAGTATTGCATCGACCGAGCCGCCGAATATGCCGCCAAGCGCACCGTGTTCGGCAAGCCGTTGTCGGTCAATCAAGCCGTGCAATGGCCGCTGGCCGAGCTGCAGACCGAAGCGCAAATGGTGCGGCTACTGGTGCAATTCGCCGCCTGGCACCTGGACCGCGACCACCACATGGAGGTCTCGGACAAGGTGTCGATGGCCAACTATCGCGCCAACCGCCTGGTCTGCGACGCCGCCGACCGCGCCATGCAGGTCTACGGCGGGCTCGGCTACAGCCGTCATGAGCAGTTCGAGCACATCTACCGACACCATCGCCGCTACCGGATCACCGAGGGTGCCGAGGAAATCCAGATTCGCCGAGTGGCGCAGCGGCTGTTCAAATTTGGCAAGCAATGA
- a CDS encoding TetR/AcrR family transcriptional regulator, producing the protein MSTPAPDASRALTTKGRQTRQAIEQAARKLFAERGFHGTTLADITSAAGKSPAVFYRYFADKEDLLAALAESFLHDVVAPSGLSVHLPDSPDDNAFFTSVVTGYWNIFKQNIGIMIAVAQLAATQQRFAAVQNEFRRFGMDIVAASVRRAQEQGYGSELNPQHTAAAIALLFENFTTVFVGQSGLGIEISDEDAIATLSTVWKKTLYGA; encoded by the coding sequence ATGTCCACCCCCGCCCCCGACGCGTCGCGGGCGCTGACCACCAAAGGCCGCCAGACCAGACAGGCCATCGAACAGGCTGCACGAAAACTGTTCGCCGAACGCGGCTTTCACGGCACCACACTGGCCGACATCACGTCGGCCGCCGGGAAATCCCCGGCAGTGTTCTACCGGTACTTCGCCGACAAGGAAGACCTGCTGGCCGCGCTGGCGGAGTCGTTCCTGCACGATGTGGTGGCCCCGTCGGGGTTGAGCGTGCACCTGCCGGATTCCCCAGACGACAACGCGTTCTTCACCTCGGTGGTCACCGGCTACTGGAACATCTTCAAGCAGAACATCGGCATCATGATCGCCGTCGCGCAACTGGCCGCTACGCAGCAGCGGTTCGCGGCTGTGCAGAACGAGTTTCGAAGGTTCGGCATGGACATCGTGGCCGCTTCGGTGCGACGCGCCCAGGAACAGGGCTACGGCAGCGAACTCAACCCGCAGCACACGGCTGCGGCCATTGCGCTGCTGTTCGAAAACTTCACCACCGTCTTCGTCGGGCAGTCCGGTCTCGGGATCGAGATCAGCGACGAGGACGCCATTGCAACCCTGTCGACGGTGTGGAAGAAAACTCTGTACGGCGCTTGA
- a CDS encoding hydroxymethylglutaryl-CoA lyase, protein MNLHVDIREVALRDGLQIERPIPLSAKLELLAAVAATGVREVEATAFVSPTKVPSMADAAELAAQLHNYPDIEFSALVASAGGAKRAVAAGLRSIEYVVAADDTFSMANVGRTSVEATDQIDEIVAIAHGSPLSFPVTVEVVIATAWDSPFEGPTPAQRVLEIAAAARDRGADRLSIADTIGTATPGRVSSLIAQLRPVIGDLPLGAHFHNTRGAGLASAYAAVTAGVTRLDSSVGGLGGCPFAPGATGNIATEDLVYLLTDSGIDVDVDLQAAIAAADVAKSAVGHDLPSALLRAGDRIRN, encoded by the coding sequence GTGAACCTGCACGTAGATATCCGTGAGGTGGCGCTGCGCGACGGGCTGCAGATCGAAAGGCCAATCCCGTTGTCCGCCAAGCTGGAACTGCTTGCCGCGGTGGCCGCCACCGGTGTGCGCGAGGTGGAGGCGACGGCGTTTGTCTCCCCGACGAAGGTGCCGTCGATGGCCGATGCCGCCGAGCTTGCCGCGCAGCTGCACAACTATCCCGACATCGAATTCTCCGCCCTGGTGGCCAGCGCAGGCGGCGCCAAGCGCGCCGTCGCCGCCGGGCTGAGGTCGATCGAGTACGTGGTGGCCGCCGACGACACGTTCAGCATGGCCAACGTCGGGCGCACCAGCGTCGAGGCCACCGACCAGATCGACGAGATCGTCGCCATCGCGCACGGCAGCCCCTTAAGTTTTCCTGTCACCGTCGAGGTCGTCATCGCCACCGCATGGGACTCGCCGTTCGAGGGCCCCACCCCGGCGCAGCGGGTGCTGGAGATCGCCGCGGCCGCCCGCGACCGTGGGGCCGACCGCCTGTCGATCGCCGACACCATCGGCACCGCCACCCCGGGCCGGGTGAGTTCGCTGATCGCCCAACTGCGTCCGGTGATCGGCGACCTGCCGCTAGGCGCACACTTTCACAACACCCGCGGCGCCGGTCTGGCCAGCGCATACGCGGCGGTCACCGCCGGGGTCACTCGGCTGGACTCCTCGGTCGGCGGGCTGGGCGGTTGCCCGTTCGCCCCTGGCGCCACCGGCAACATCGCCACCGAAGACCTGGTCTACCTGCTGACCGACAGCGGTATCGATGTCGACGTCGACCTGCAGGCCGCGATCGCCGCCGCTGATGTCGCGAAATCGGCAGTGGGCCATGACTTGCCGAGCGCGCTGCTGCGCGCCGGCGACCGGATCAGGAACTGA
- a CDS encoding CaiB/BaiF CoA transferase family protein, which produces MVGALDGIRVLELGTLIAGPFAGRLLGDMGAEVIKVEPPGAPDPLRNWGQAELEGHHVFWTVAARNKKAITLDLRKPRGRELFLELVEKSDIVVENFRPGTLEKWDLGYDVLSARNAGIILVRVSGYGQTGPDAHKAGYASVAEAASGLRHLNGFPGGPPPRIALSLGDSLAGMFGAQGALAALYRRGVTGRGQVVDVALTESCLAIQESTIPDYDVGGVVRGPSGTRLEGIAPSNIYRSADDSWVVIAANQDTVFARLCAAMGRPELAGDDRFATHTARGRNQDELDKIIGAWAAERHPVDIVETLSAAGVIAGPINTVAEVVEDPQLRARGMLVEHYDERLERNVLGPGVVPVLSESPGGVRHAGPACPGQHNDDVYGGLLGKTADELEALRGEGVL; this is translated from the coding sequence ATAGTTGGTGCGCTGGACGGCATCCGGGTGCTCGAACTGGGCACCTTGATAGCGGGTCCGTTCGCCGGCCGCTTGCTCGGGGACATGGGCGCCGAGGTCATCAAGGTGGAGCCGCCGGGGGCTCCGGACCCGCTGCGCAACTGGGGTCAGGCCGAACTTGAGGGGCACCACGTGTTCTGGACCGTGGCCGCGCGCAACAAGAAAGCGATCACGCTCGACCTGCGCAAACCGCGCGGGCGCGAGCTGTTCCTCGAGCTCGTCGAGAAGTCCGACATCGTGGTGGAGAACTTTCGTCCGGGCACCCTAGAGAAGTGGGACCTGGGCTACGACGTGCTCAGCGCGCGCAACGCCGGCATCATCCTGGTCCGAGTGTCCGGCTACGGGCAGACCGGGCCCGACGCGCACAAGGCCGGCTACGCCTCGGTGGCCGAGGCCGCCAGTGGATTGCGGCACCTCAACGGCTTTCCCGGCGGACCGCCACCCCGGATTGCGCTCTCCCTGGGCGACAGCCTGGCCGGCATGTTCGGCGCCCAGGGCGCGCTGGCCGCACTGTATCGCCGCGGCGTGACCGGGCGGGGACAGGTCGTCGATGTCGCGCTGACCGAATCATGCTTGGCCATCCAGGAATCCACGATCCCCGACTACGACGTCGGCGGCGTGGTGCGCGGACCGTCGGGCACCCGGCTGGAAGGCATCGCACCGTCCAACATCTATCGCAGCGCCGACGATTCGTGGGTGGTGATCGCCGCCAACCAGGACACCGTGTTCGCCCGGCTGTGCGCGGCGATGGGTCGCCCGGAGCTGGCCGGCGACGACCGGTTCGCCACGCACACCGCGCGCGGCCGCAACCAGGACGAGCTCGACAAGATCATCGGCGCCTGGGCCGCCGAACGGCATCCCGTGGACATCGTCGAAACCCTCTCTGCCGCAGGCGTGATCGCGGGCCCCATCAACACCGTCGCCGAGGTGGTTGAAGACCCTCAGCTGCGGGCGCGCGGCATGCTGGTCGAGCACTACGACGAACGCCTCGAACGTAATGTGTTGGGCCCCGGGGTTGTTCCGGTGCTGTCGGAATCGCCGGGCGGTGTCCGCCATGCGGGGCCGGCCTGCCCGGGACAACACAACGACGACGTCTACGGGGGGCTGCTCGGCAAAACCGCCGACGAGCTCGAGGCACTGCGCGGCGAGGGGGTGTTGTGA
- a CDS encoding alpha/beta fold hydrolase: MSQAVRQAVKHEYDRIPYLVAFQNNSDVRDVYGGLAEITVLESYLLKPKDKPSDTVLVFMHPIGGGAYLPMINALARAGHHVIYCNSRFRGTDSALLMEKVVEDLGECIKDAKNRLGYSKVVLAGWSGGGSLSVFYQQQAQHATITSSPTGDGPDLTKLELPAANGIMLLAAHVSRHGTLTEWLDASILDESDPTKRDPERDLYNPDNPNQPPYTQEFLARYRQAQIDRNRRITAWVKEKLAELTAQGRPDRDVAEFCFVVHGTMADPRWLDPTVDPNERTPGTCYLGDPQVVNMSPVGLARFSTLRGWLSQWSYDDARGDGVDCGRDIAIPALVIGNLADDACTPSHTRRLFEAIGHPDKEMHEIPGATHYYAGPDQRDKLREAVNVVTDWLIRHDFASAS, translated from the coding sequence ATGAGCCAAGCCGTGCGGCAAGCCGTCAAGCACGAATACGACCGGATCCCGTATCTGGTTGCGTTCCAGAACAATTCCGATGTCCGAGACGTCTACGGCGGGCTGGCCGAGATCACCGTGCTGGAGAGCTATCTGCTCAAGCCGAAAGACAAGCCGTCCGACACCGTGCTGGTGTTCATGCACCCGATCGGCGGCGGCGCATACCTGCCGATGATCAACGCGCTGGCCCGGGCCGGCCACCACGTCATCTACTGCAACAGCCGGTTCCGCGGCACCGACTCGGCGTTGCTGATGGAGAAGGTCGTCGAGGATCTCGGCGAGTGCATCAAGGACGCCAAGAACCGGCTGGGCTACTCCAAGGTGGTGCTGGCCGGGTGGAGCGGTGGCGGCTCGCTGTCGGTGTTCTACCAACAGCAGGCCCAGCACGCGACGATCACGTCGAGCCCGACCGGCGACGGACCGGACCTGACCAAGCTGGAGCTGCCCGCCGCCAACGGCATCATGCTGCTGGCCGCGCACGTCAGCCGGCACGGCACGCTGACCGAATGGCTGGACGCGTCCATCCTCGACGAATCCGATCCCACCAAGCGCGATCCCGAGCGGGATCTGTACAACCCCGACAACCCCAACCAGCCGCCCTACACCCAGGAGTTCCTGGCCCGGTACCGTCAAGCGCAGATCGACCGCAACCGCCGCATCACCGCATGGGTCAAAGAGAAGCTGGCTGAATTGACCGCTCAGGGCCGCCCCGACCGAGACGTTGCAGAGTTCTGCTTCGTCGTGCACGGCACGATGGCCGATCCCCGCTGGCTGGATCCGACCGTGGATCCCAATGAGCGCACGCCGGGCACCTGCTACCTGGGTGACCCTCAAGTGGTGAACATGAGCCCGGTCGGGCTGGCCCGCTTCTCGACGCTGCGCGGCTGGCTGTCGCAATGGAGCTACGACGACGCCCGCGGCGACGGAGTGGACTGCGGGCGCGATATCGCGATCCCCGCGCTGGTGATCGGCAACCTGGCCGACGACGCCTGCACACCCAGCCACACCCGGCGGCTGTTCGAGGCGATCGGGCATCCCGACAAGGAGATGCACGAAATTCCCGGCGCCACACACTATTACGCCGGTCCGGACCAGCGCGACAAGTTGCGCGAGGCGGTCAACGTCGTCACCGACTGGCTGATTCGGCACGATTTCGCGAGCGCCTCGTGA
- a CDS encoding homogentisate 1,2-dioxygenase codes for MESFVHLRKGKTPHRLHADLDGLKDDELGRGGFTGRTANIYRRHDPTAYRASGPLRPVDVLSSELKPTDATDANGAPLLMFSNTDCRVLLSRRQEPMPYFARHVDGDLLSFVHQGTGLLETEFGPLRYREGDWVYIPKACTWRQVPDRETTLVMIEATDEFRVPPPGPLGRHFPFDPSQATIPEPAPFDDPPGLGARDEYEVRLVHRDVLEGGPTTLIYQHHPLDVEGWRGDNFAFTFNIDDYNVITSDSVHLPPTVHLFMQATGVYVMNFLPKPAEGVAGTERTPWYHRNVDYDEIAFFHGGSLYGIPMPPGLITHAPQGVHHGAPEKARERARRKFDEHSRVDWQVIAIDTRRRLTPSPEVLAHDLGQH; via the coding sequence ATGGAATCCTTCGTTCACCTGCGCAAAGGCAAAACGCCGCATCGCCTGCACGCCGACCTCGACGGCCTCAAGGACGACGAGCTGGGCCGGGGCGGGTTCACCGGACGGACGGCCAACATCTACCGCCGCCACGACCCCACCGCCTACCGGGCGTCCGGACCGCTGCGCCCCGTCGACGTGTTGTCCAGCGAGCTCAAGCCGACCGATGCGACCGACGCCAACGGTGCGCCGCTGCTGATGTTCAGCAACACGGACTGCCGCGTGCTGCTGAGCCGCCGCCAAGAGCCGATGCCCTACTTCGCCCGCCACGTCGACGGCGATCTGCTGTCTTTCGTCCACCAAGGCACCGGACTGCTCGAGACCGAGTTCGGTCCGCTGCGCTACCGAGAGGGCGACTGGGTCTACATCCCGAAGGCCTGTACCTGGCGCCAGGTGCCGGATCGCGAAACCACGCTGGTGATGATCGAGGCCACCGACGAGTTCCGGGTGCCACCGCCCGGTCCGTTGGGCCGGCACTTCCCCTTCGACCCATCGCAGGCCACGATTCCCGAGCCGGCTCCGTTCGACGACCCCCCTGGTTTGGGGGCCCGAGACGAGTACGAGGTCCGGCTCGTCCACCGCGATGTTCTAGAAGGCGGCCCGACAACGCTTATCTACCAACATCATCCACTCGACGTGGAGGGATGGCGCGGCGACAACTTCGCGTTCACCTTCAACATCGATGACTACAACGTGATCACCTCCGACAGCGTTCACCTGCCGCCGACGGTGCACCTGTTCATGCAGGCCACCGGTGTCTACGTGATGAACTTCCTGCCCAAACCCGCGGAGGGCGTGGCCGGCACGGAACGCACTCCCTGGTATCACCGCAACGTCGACTACGACGAAATCGCGTTCTTCCACGGTGGCTCGCTTTACGGCATCCCAATGCCGCCGGGCCTGATTACCCATGCGCCGCAAGGGGTTCACCACGGCGCGCCGGAGAAGGCGCGCGAGCGGGCACGCCGCAAGTTCGACGAGCACTCGCGCGTCGACTGGCAGGTCATCGCCATCGACACCCGCCGGCGCCTGACACCGTCACCGGAAGTACTCGCCCACGACCTAGGACAACACTGA
- a CDS encoding NADPH:quinone oxidoreductase family protein, which yields MRAARVTRLDGPDAIEVGEVDEPTGDGIVVEVHAAGAAFPDALLTRGLYQYRPDPPFVLGAEIAGVVRSAPAGAHVGPGDRVVGLTMLTGGMAEVAVLSPDRAFKLPDNVSFEAGAGLLFNDLTVYFALTVRGRLQPGETVLVHGAAGGIGTSTLRLAPALGASRTIAVVSTEEKGRVATAAGATDVVLADGFKDAVKELTGGRGVDMVVDPVGGDRFTDSLRSLVAGGRLLVVGFTGGEIPTVKVNRLLLNNIDVVGVGWGAWTATHPGALDEQWAGLERLLTSGKLAAPEPDVYPLDQAAAAVASMENRTAKGKVVLRVRG from the coding sequence ATGCGTGCAGCACGGGTGACGCGGCTAGACGGCCCGGACGCGATCGAGGTGGGCGAGGTCGACGAGCCCACCGGCGACGGGATCGTCGTCGAGGTGCATGCCGCCGGCGCCGCGTTCCCGGACGCCCTGCTGACCCGTGGTCTCTACCAGTACCGGCCGGACCCGCCGTTCGTGCTCGGCGCCGAGATCGCCGGCGTCGTTCGATCGGCACCGGCGGGCGCTCACGTGGGTCCCGGCGACCGGGTCGTCGGCCTGACGATGCTGACCGGCGGTATGGCCGAGGTCGCGGTGCTCTCCCCCGACCGGGCGTTCAAGCTGCCTGACAACGTGAGTTTCGAGGCGGGCGCCGGACTGCTGTTCAACGATCTGACGGTGTACTTCGCGCTGACGGTGCGCGGGCGCCTGCAACCGGGTGAGACCGTGCTGGTGCACGGCGCGGCCGGCGGGATCGGAACCTCGACGCTGCGCTTGGCGCCGGCGCTCGGGGCGTCGCGAACGATCGCGGTGGTCAGCACCGAGGAGAAGGGCCGGGTCGCCACCGCGGCCGGCGCCACCGACGTGGTGCTGGCAGACGGCTTCAAGGACGCGGTCAAGGAGTTGACCGGTGGCCGCGGCGTCGACATGGTCGTTGACCCGGTCGGTGGTGACCGGTTCACCGATTCCCTGCGCTCGCTTGTTGCGGGCGGACGGCTCCTGGTCGTCGGCTTTACCGGCGGCGAGATCCCCACAGTGAAGGTAAACCGGTTGCTGCTCAACAACATTGACGTCGTCGGCGTCGGCTGGGGCGCGTGGACGGCGACGCATCCCGGCGCGCTGGACGAACAGTGGGCCGGACTGGAGCGCCTACTCACCTCGGGCAAGCTGGCGGCGCCGGAGCCGGACGTCTACCCGCTGGACCAGGCTGCCGCAGCCGTCGCCTCCATGGAGAATCGCACCGCTAAAGGAAAAGTCGTCCTGCGCGTCCGCGGTTAG
- a CDS encoding sensor histidine kinase has product MKPSHVSGSGTVHEAPGNGITEITEITDTELDAVFRVHRWRSLRVASVQRMIVVVIMLGAVLVHTDYGAPRWAPDDAVVVVYALTALSVLILVYSPASRLMVPDRALFILAMVDVVAIVGFKLLSPGGHIPLLLMVLVPRMVALDLSGRRATVGLTFAFVAFTVSILQDPVIVRQLGWPKISLIVLIYGFLCGTALFAVIFRQRYVNEIARITASRDALLAETMTASERERREISEAIHDGPLQDVLAARRDIADFAKKSPAEPLQRAVASLDDASRRLREATFELHPAVLEQVGLGAAVEKLAVLTAERAGITIATDVDHPDRTATDPMVFGVVRELLSNVVRHSEATRVSVKLKVRDGTCRLDVVDDGIGITADVMMRRLAEGHIGLASQRARVEAAGGSFEIVDVPSGAHIRVEWPL; this is encoded by the coding sequence GTGAAGCCGTCACATGTATCAGGGTCGGGGACTGTTCACGAAGCCCCCGGCAACGGGATCACCGAGATCACCGAGATCACCGACACCGAGCTGGACGCGGTATTCCGCGTGCATCGGTGGCGTTCCCTGCGAGTCGCATCGGTGCAACGCATGATCGTCGTCGTCATCATGCTGGGTGCGGTCCTGGTCCACACGGATTACGGCGCCCCGAGATGGGCTCCGGACGACGCGGTCGTCGTGGTGTACGCGCTCACTGCATTGAGCGTCCTGATCTTGGTGTATTCCCCCGCGAGTCGATTGATGGTCCCGGATCGCGCGTTGTTCATTCTCGCGATGGTCGATGTGGTCGCGATCGTCGGATTCAAACTCTTGTCGCCGGGCGGCCACATCCCACTGCTGTTGATGGTGCTGGTGCCGCGCATGGTCGCGCTGGATCTGTCGGGACGACGCGCCACCGTGGGACTGACCTTCGCGTTCGTCGCATTCACGGTATCGATCCTGCAAGACCCCGTCATCGTGCGCCAACTGGGCTGGCCCAAGATATCGCTCATCGTGTTGATCTATGGATTCTTATGTGGCACAGCCTTATTCGCGGTCATCTTCCGGCAGCGGTATGTCAACGAAATCGCAAGAATCACCGCGTCACGAGATGCGTTGCTCGCCGAGACGATGACCGCTTCGGAGCGCGAGCGGCGAGAGATTTCCGAAGCCATCCACGACGGGCCTTTGCAAGATGTCCTCGCGGCCCGACGCGACATCGCGGACTTCGCCAAGAAATCACCCGCCGAGCCGCTGCAACGGGCGGTTGCCAGCCTCGACGACGCCTCGCGGCGACTGCGTGAGGCGACCTTCGAGCTTCATCCGGCTGTCCTCGAGCAAGTCGGGTTGGGTGCCGCGGTCGAAAAATTAGCCGTACTCACGGCCGAACGCGCGGGCATCACGATCGCGACCGACGTTGATCATCCGGACCGAACCGCCACCGACCCCATGGTGTTCGGGGTGGTGCGCGAGTTGTTGTCCAACGTGGTCCGCCATTCCGAAGCGACTCGGGTGTCGGTGAAGCTCAAGGTCCGCGATGGAACGTGTCGTCTCGATGTGGTCGACGACGGCATTGGGATCACCGCTGACGTGATGATGCGCCGCCTCGCCGAAGGTCACATCGGTCTGGCCTCGCAGCGGGCGCGGGTGGAAGCCGCCGGCGGCAGTTTCGAAATTGTCGACGTCCCCTCGGGGGCACACATTCGCGTGGAGTGGCCGCTGTAA